The Erythrolamprus reginae isolate rEryReg1 chromosome 3, rEryReg1.hap1, whole genome shotgun sequence genome contains a region encoding:
- the CLPTM1L gene encoding lipid scramblase CLPTM1L yields the protein MLPRRSSLTGLAVGLFAVYVAHTCWVMYGIVHTRPCLAAIHEGEGGNNDGCIQPYLARRPKLQLSVYTTTRSNIGTENNIDLVLNVDNFDVETKFERTVNVSVPKKTRNNGTLYAYIFLHHAGILPWHDGKQVHIVSPLTTYMVPKPEEINLLTGEPITQQIETEKKQNYALDEPVSHWRSRLTLNVMVEDFVFDGSSLPADVHRYMKIIQLGKTVHYLPILFIDQLSNRVKDLMIINRSTTELPLTVSYDKISLGKLRFWIHMQDAVYSLQQFGFSEKDADEVKGIFVDTNLYFLALTFFVAAFHLLFDFLAFKNDISFWKKKKSMIGMSTKAVLWRCFSTVIIFLFLLDEQTSLLVLIPAGIGAVIELWKVKKALKMTIEWNGLTPAIKFGAFTESEKKTEEYDTQAMKYLSYLLYPLCIGGAVYSLLNIKYKSWYSWLINSFVNGVYAFGFLFMLPQLFVNYKMKSVAHLPWKAFTYKAFNTFIDDIFAFIITMPTSHRLACFRDDVVFLVYLYQRWLYPVDKSRVNEYGESYEEKLKRKPHKE from the exons ATGCTGCCGAGGCGCAGCTCGCTGACGGGGCTGGCGGTGGGGCTCTTTGCCGTCTACGTGGCACACACCTGCTGGGTGATGTACGGCATCGTCCATACCCGGCCCTGCCTCGCTGCCATCCACGAAGGCGAAGGTGGCAACAACGACGGCTGTATCCAGCCTTACCTGGCGCGGCGGCCCAAGCTCCAG CTAAGTGTTTATACAACTACACGCTCAAACATAGGCACTGAAAATAACATCGACCTGGTTTTGAATGTGGACAATTTTGATGTTGAAACTAAATTTGAAAG aactGTTAATGTTTCTGTAccaaagaaaacaagaaataatGGGACATTATACGCCTACATATTTCTTCATCATGCTGGAATTCTGCCTTGGCATGATGGCAAGCAAGTGCATATAGTAAGCCCTCTCACTACGTACATGGTACCTAAACCAGAGGAAATCAATCTTCTTACAGGAGAACCTATCACCCAG caAATTGAAACAGAAAAAAAGCAGAACTATGCCCTAGATGAGCCCGTGTCACACTGGAGGTCTAGGTTGACCTTAAATGTTATGGTGGAAGATTTTGTCTTTGATGGATCCTCTCTCCCCGCTGATGTACACAGATATATGAAAAT aATACAATTGGGCAAGACAGTACATTATCTTCCAATATTATTTATTGATCAGCTGAGTAACAGAGTAAAAGATTTAATG ATTATAAACCGTTCAACAACAGAACTTCCACTTACAGTGTCATATGATAAAATATCATTGGGAAAATTGCGTTTTTGGATTCATATGCAAGACGCTGTTTATTCTCTACAGCAATTTG GTTTTTCAGAAAAAGATGCTGATGAAGTAAAGGGAATATTTGTAGATACAAACCTCTATTTTCTTGCTTTGACATTTTTCGTGGCAGCTTTCCAT CTTCTGTTTGATTTCCTTGCATTCAAAAACGACATCAGCTtctggaagaaaaagaagagtatGATTGGCATGTCTACAAAAGCAG TACTCTGGCGATGTTTCAGCACTGTGATCATATTTCTGTTTCTGTTGGATGAACAAACAAGCTTATTGGTGCTGATTCCAGCTGGTATTGGAGCAGTGATTGAG CTTTGGAAAGTGAAGAAAGCATTGAAAATGACAATTGAATGGAATGGTCTGACACCAGCAATAaag TTTGGGGCATTTACTGAGTCTGAGAAGAAAACTGAGGAATATGATACTCAG GCTATGAAATATTTGTCATATTTGCTCTATCCATTGTGTATTGGAGGTGCAGTTTATTCTTTGTTGAATATCAAGTATAAAAG ctgGTATTCATGGTTAATTAATAGTTTCGTCAATG GAGTGTATGCTTTTGGATTTCTATTTATGTTGCCACAGCTTTTTGTAAATTATAAG ATGAAATCTGTTGCACATTTGCCATGGAAAGCATTCACATACAAA GCGTTCAACACATTCATTGATGATATTTTTGCATTTATTATTACAATGCCAACATCTCATCGGCTGGCTTGCTTTAGAGATGACGTAGTGTTCTTGGTGTACCTTTACCAAAGAtg GCTTTATCCTGTGGATAAGAGCAGAGTGAATGAATATGGAGAATCCTATGAAGAGAAGCTGAAAAGAAAACCCCACAAAGAATAA